Proteins encoded in a region of the Zea mays cultivar B73 chromosome 2, Zm-B73-REFERENCE-NAM-5.0, whole genome shotgun sequence genome:
- the LOC100280640 gene encoding nucleotide binding protein: protein MASAAGSAGGAGAGSGGLKTYFKTPEGRHKLQYEKTHSPAVVHYSHSGKTVSQMTVAYLKEKPAGQGSTPSTPSAGSGMRSAAARLLGTGNGSRALSFGSNGTSRAVSGSSRMGGGIGVSTSASGSQGMANYDGKGAYIIFNTADTLFISDLNSHDKDPIKSIHFSSSNPLCHAFDPEAKDGHDLLVGVFSGDVYSMSLRQQLQDPGKKPVSYQHFVNRDKDKDKDPSQGGAASSRSTCVAWVPEREGIFVVSHADGNLYVYDKCKDGNTDWTFPTVKDQSQVLISHAKSSKSNPIARWHICQGAINDISFSPDGAYLATVGRDGHLRVFDFAKEQLIFGGKSYYGALLCCSWSADGKYLLSGGEDDLVQVWSMDDRKIVAWGEGHNSWVSAVSFDPYWSPPNSDETEENVMYRFGSIGQDTQLLLWDLALEEIAVPLRHPSGGSPTFSSGSPSAQWDNACPPAGVLQPSPRMRDVPKLSPLVAHRVHVDPLSGLEFTSESILTICREGLIKIWARPIHSESNQQPDSSEQVVGNATAKDKMLTSSNKAGASSPSFKQPPPVLFT from the exons ATGGCGTCGGCGGCGGGGTCGGccggcggggccggcgcggggtCTGGCGGGCTGAAGACCTACTTCAAGACCCCCGAGGGGCGGCACAAGCTGCAGTATGAGAAGACGCACTCCCCCGCCGTCGTGCACTACAGCCACAGCGGCAAGACCGTCTCCCAG ATGACAGTGGCATATTTGAAGGAGAAGCCAGCAGGCCAGGGTTCCACGCCTTCAACACCAAGTGCTGGTAGTGGGATGCGGTCTGCAGCTGCAAGACTTCTCGGCACTGGGAATGGGAGCCGGGCACTTAGCTTCGGGAGCAATGGTACCAGCAGGGCTGTCTCAGGAAGCAGCCGCATGGGTGGAGGAATTGGTGTGTCGACTAGTGCAAGTGGATCGCAAGGCATGGCAAACTATGATGGAAAGGGCGCGTACATCATATTTAATACTGCAGATACACTCTTCATCAGTGATCTCAACTCACATGACAAA GATCCAATAAAGTCCATCCACTTCAGTAGCTCAAACCCGCTTTGCCATGCATTTGACCCAGAGGCCAAGGATGGGCACGATCTGCTTGTTGGGGTGTTCTCAGGAGATG TCTATTCAATGTCACTGAGGCAGCAGCTGCAAGATCCTGGAAAGAAGCCCGTTTCATATCAGCATTTTGTTAATAGAGACAAAGATAAAGACAAAGATCCAAGTCAAGGTGGCGCTGCCAGCAG TCGGAGCACTTGTGTTGCATGGGTTCCAGAGCGTGAAGGAATTTTTGTTGTTAGTCATGCTGATGGGAATCTGTACGTGTATGACAAA TGCAAGGATGGAAATACTGATTGGACATTTCCAACTGTAAAGGATCAAAGTCAGGTGCTGATTTCACATGCAAAGTCGAGTAAG AGCAATCCAATTGCAAGGTGGCACATCTGTCAAGGTGCAATCAATGACATTTCCTTTTCACCGGATGGTGCTTACTTGGCAACTGTTGGGCGTGATG GCCATTTAAGAGTATTTGACTTTGCTAAAGAACAACTAATATTTGGTGGGAAAAGTTACTACGGTGCACTGTTGTGTTGCTCTTGGAG TGCGGATGGCAAATATTTGTTATCAGGTGGTGAAGATGATCTTGTGCAAGTATGGAGCATGGATGATAGAAAGATAGTTGCATGGGGTGAAGGGCATAATTCATGG GTTAGTGCAGTTTCTTTTGATCCGTATTGGTCCCCACCAAATTCTGATGAAACGGAAGAAAATGTCATGTATCGCTTTGGGTCAATTGGACAG GATACCCAACTGCTTCTCTGGGATCTGGCATTGGAAGAGATTGCTGTCCCTCTACGCCATCCGTCTGGTGGCTCACCGACATTCAGTAGTGGAAGCCCATCTGCACAGTGGGATAATGCGTGCCCTCCAGCCGGTGTTCTACAGCCTTCTCCACGGATGCGAGATGTGCCAAAGCTCTCACCTCTCGTTGCACACCGGGTACATGTAGATCCCCTATCCGGCCTGGAATTCACTAGTGAATCAATCCTCACTATATGCCGCGAGGGGCTGATAAAAATTTGGGCCCGACCCATCCATAGCGAAAGCAACCAGCAGCCGGATTCTTCTGAACAGGTTGTAGGCAATGCCACTGCTAAGGATAAGATGTTAACATCGTCAAATAAAGCAGGTGCTTCCAGCCCCAGCTTCAAGCAACCACCACCTGTTCTTTTCACATAA